In Polyangiaceae bacterium, the genomic window TCGAGCGCGCTCGGCTCGCCGGCACCGAGGTTGCCCACGACGACCGCCACTCGCGAGGGACTTCGGGCGACGGCATCGAACAACGCCTGCGACGTCTTCGGCTGGACGAACGCGTCGAAGCCGGGCATGAGCGCGATGCGCGCGAAGCTCCACGTCGGCGGCGCCGCGACGGGAGACTCCGCCGTCTCTTCGTCCGCCTCGAGCAGCTCCGAGAGCACGTCCACGCTGACCTCTTGCCCGAGCTCCTCGGCCAGGCTCTTCCAAGGCTTGGCCCCGCTCGCCACCTCGTCTCCGACCGCCGCGAGCCCGACTTCGGCTTCGAAGCCTGCCGCGCGCGCTCCCGCGCGGCCCAGATCGTCCGCGGCGCCCGGGACGATCAGCGGCGCCGCCGGCAGGCGCCCGCGCCCGAGCGCGCCGGGCCCGAGCTCTCCGCCCACGCGGGACCCGCCGCGCACGCCCGCGCGGGCCAGGTCGTCTCCCACGTTGCCCACCGCCTTGACGCCCGCCGCTTCGGCCGCCACGCCGCGGGCACCGACGCGCGCGCAGTCGTCGGCGCCGTGCGCGAGCACGCCGCCGAGCGCCGCGATCAACCCGCCGATCACCCCGACCTTTTTGCCATCACCGCTCACGAGCCGGTGATCGTACGGTCCTGCGCACCGGTCCCTTCCCTGGTATCCTCCGAAGGTGGCAAAGCTCGGCTCGGTCTCGGTCTTTCGCGGTCTCTGCCTGCTCTTCGGCGCGCTCGCGCTCTTGTCGTGGGCACCCATCGCCGCGGCGCTGACCTCGCCCATCAGCGGCGCCGTCGCGTACCCATCGACCGGCCCGAAGCTCTACCTGCCCTTCCCTGCGGGCTACAAGATCAAGATCCTGTCGGGGTACAGCCCGAGCGGCGGCTCCAGCCTGCACGCCGACACCAACGCGACCAGCAAGGCGAACGACTACTACGCGCTCGACCTGGTGTTCGACGGACAACCGAACTTCGGCAAGGGTCTGCCGGTGGTGGCGCCGCTCCCGGGCAAGGTGGTCAGGGCCGGCTGGGCGACCTCCGGCTGGGCCAACTACGGCCAGCGCGTGATCCTGGAGCACGACCTGGGCGACGGGCACAAGTACCACAGCCTGTACGCGCACCTGGACTCGGTGAGCGTCGCCGAGGGCGCCAGCGTGAGCGTGGGACAGAAGCTCGGGACCCTCGGGCAATCCTGCATGGGCACGCTCTCGTGCAGCTCGTTCTCGACACCACACCTGCACTGGGCGCTGCACCGCAACAGCCTGGTCGGCGGCAGCGGCACCGGCGGCTCCTACGGTGGCAACGCGGTGGTACCGGAGCCGATGGACGGCACGGAGAACCTCAAGCAAGGCATGATCATCACCAGCACCAACAGCGACAATCCGGTCTGCGGAGACTCCGTCTGCAACGGAACCGAGACGCCGGCCACCTGCCCCGGCGACTGCAAGCTGTGCGAGCTGATCCCGTCGCAAGGGCGCATCGTGGACGAGAGCGAGACCCTCTGCTTCAAGCAGTCGGGCTCGCCCCAGTATTGGTACCCCGCGAGCGCGGGCTACGGCAATTCGCTCTACTACACCCACGCCACCAGCGATCCGAACCCGGACAACTACTCGGTGTGGGAGCTCGACTTCGCCGAGGCCGGCAACTACAGCGTGGAGGTCTACACCGCCAAGAGCCACGCGCAGTCGAAGCAGGCGAAGTACACCGTCAAGCACGGCGGGCAGAGCTCGCAGAAGACCGTCGACCAGTCGGCCCAAGACGGCTGGCAGCCCCTCGGCACCTACGCCTTTGCCAAGGGGGCCACGCAGTCCGTTCGGCTCGACGACAACACCGGCGAGGCCCTGAGCCTGAAGCGACAGCTGGTGTTCGACGCGATCCGTCTAACCCGCATCACCGGCAGCGGCGGCAGCGGCGGAGCTTCGAGCGGCGGCGCGGCGGGCACGGCCGGTTTGGCCGGCGCGGCCGGCGGCGTCGCCGCGGGCGGCGGTCAGAGCGCCGGCGGCACCTCCGCCACGGGCGGCTCGCCGAGCTCCGGCGGCGGACCCGGCGTCGGCGCCGGCGGCTCCATGACCAGCGAGGACGAGGCCGGAGGCTGCGCCTGCCGCGCCGCGCGCGAAGGCGGACGAGCGTCGCTCGGCGCGCTGGCCGCGCTGCTCTTCAGTTGCGCCGCAGTTGGTCGGCGACGTCGACGAGAGCGCTGAGCTCCCGGCGCTCCGGGAGCCCGTCGTGCGCCGCGCGGGAGAGCTCCGACACGCGCTCGAGCGACCAGCCGAGCGCGCGCGGGCTCCCGCGCAGCACCTCGGCGAACGCCGCCACCGACACGCCGAAGCGGAAGCTCGGGGGCATCTGCTCGAAGCTCTGGAACACGCGCTCCGGTGACATCCTGACCTCCGACTCGAGCGCGCGAGCCCCCGGTCCCCCGGCTGCCGGCTTGTGCCGGAGCGAGACCTTGACCGGCGACACGCCGGCGCGGGAAAAGACGAGGTCGTAGAGCGCCGTGACCGAGTGGCCGGAGCCGATCTCCCCGCCGTCGACCTCGTCCTTCCGATAGTCGCCGTCGGCCACGTCGCGGTTCTCGTAGCCGATCAGGCGGTACTCCCTGACGACGCTCGGGTCCATCTCGACCTGGATCTTCACGTCGCGGGCGATGACGTGCAGCATGCCCTGAACCGACGCGCCGAAGACCCGCTCGGCGTCGCGCTCACTGCCGACGTACGAGTAGTTGCCGTCACCGGCGTCGGCTAGGCGCTCCATGGTCGAGTCGCGGTAGTTCCCGCGCCCGAAGCCCACCGTGGAGAGCGTGATGCCCTGGCGACGCTGGGCCTCGATGAGCGCCAGGAGCTGGTCGGGGCGCATCGGCCCCACGTTGGCGTCGCCGTCCGAGAGCACCACCACGCGGCTCTCGTGCCCGGGTCGCTGTGCGCGGGCGGCCAGCGCGTAGGCCAGCTGGATGCCGCTAGCCATGGCGGTGGAGCCGCCGGCGTCGAGCTGATCGATGGCGCGCAGGATGGCAACCTGGTTCGCGGCCGG contains:
- a CDS encoding peptidoglycan DD-metalloendopeptidase family protein; protein product: MAKLGSVSVFRGLCLLFGALALLSWAPIAAALTSPISGAVAYPSTGPKLYLPFPAGYKIKILSGYSPSGGSSLHADTNATSKANDYYALDLVFDGQPNFGKGLPVVAPLPGKVVRAGWATSGWANYGQRVILEHDLGDGHKYHSLYAHLDSVSVAEGASVSVGQKLGTLGQSCMGTLSCSSFSTPHLHWALHRNSLVGGSGTGGSYGGNAVVPEPMDGTENLKQGMIITSTNSDNPVCGDSVCNGTETPATCPGDCKLCELIPSQGRIVDESETLCFKQSGSPQYWYPASAGYGNSLYYTHATSDPNPDNYSVWELDFAEAGNYSVEVYTAKSHAQSKQAKYTVKHGGQSSQKTVDQSAQDGWQPLGTYAFAKGATQSVRLDDNTGEALSLKRQLVFDAIRLTRITGSGGSGGASSGGAAGTAGLAGAAGGVAAGGGQSAGGTSATGGSPSSGGGPGVGAGGSMTSEDEAGGCACRAAREGGRASLGALAALLFSCAAVGRRRRRER